The Vigna unguiculata cultivar IT97K-499-35 chromosome 6, ASM411807v1, whole genome shotgun sequence genome contains a region encoding:
- the LOC114188582 gene encoding hydrophobic seed protein-like: MGSKSVAFFLSLNLLFFSMVSSNTLTTATPPNCPGLHVCAGILVPPFKPDPNCCPLIAGLIDLEAAVCLCAALKLDLGILKVNLDLLVNLLLNTCGRQPTTYTCPP; this comes from the coding sequence ATGGGTTCAAAAAGTGTTGCATTTTTCCTTTCCCTTAACCTCCTTTTCTTCTCCATGGTCAGCAGCAACACCCTAACCACTGCAACTCCACCAAACTGCCCGGGATTGCATGTTTGCGCCGGCATTTTGGTGCCCCCTTTTAAACCTGACCCCAATTGCTGCCCCCTCATCGCTGGTCTTATTGACCTTGAAGCCGCAGTGTGCCTCTGCGCCGCTCTCAAGCTCGACCTCGGAATTCTCAAGGTTAACCTAGACCTTCTCGTCAACCTTCTCTTAAACACCTGTGGACGCCAACCCACCACCTACACTTGCCCACCGTAA